In Microtus ochrogaster isolate Prairie Vole_2 unplaced genomic scaffold, MicOch1.0 UNK13, whole genome shotgun sequence, the genomic stretch TACCTGTGACTACATTTTAATGGTTATTAGCATATATGAATTATGCATAATAATGAATTGCATCATGGCATTTTCATGCATTTGTATactgtattttgatcatcttCACCTCCATTTCTCTACTCTTCACCTCCCACTCCTGAtgatcccctttctcttctcaacCTAGTCACATTTCTCCTTCcagtgtgtctttctctttttgtctttgtatCAGTATGTGATGACTCTGAGTTTCATATCAGGGTTGTTTACAGGGTTCTAGGGGAGGAATTGTTTACAGGAGCATGAGCTCATTACTGGAAGCTATGACACTGAAGAAAACATGTATTTCCTTTACCACAGAAATTATTAATTTCCTATTCACAGGAATGGTTGGGGCATGGTGAGTCTTCCCCATGGCTATTATTATATCAACTATCAGCTATCTGCTGATAGATTGGGGAGTAAGGGATGAGCTCAATTAGGTTAAAAGGATAACCAACTACTCTTATCTCAGATATGAGTCCTGAGCTACAGGAAGAAATCCACTACCGATACTATAAACCTTGTGAAAATTTCGTGGTTGGGAAGGTCATCAGCCCTAGTGGGGAAGCTACTGCTACTGTTTTGCAAAACGGACACTATGTGCCATTAAATTGCCATCTAAATAACTGTgtttgggaggctgggaggaggcggaaaatttttttttctttcttaataaaaataaataaataaaaaaaaataactgtgtttATACTCAAATTAGTGTCCCTATCATCTTTGGTCAGAGAAGTTCCTTCTTGCTGTGGGAAGTACTAATTGCAGAGACTTATAACTGGTCAAActgtaattatgttttaaagatatatttttggcAATGTATTTAATAGGCCATAGGATATAAATACATTTAGAATTCTTCAATATTTTTGCAATTCTTGGGACATATTAATTTGATGGATCATATGGCAGAGAGAAATATGTTCTTACTGATGTTCTCATGTATTTATTGAGTAAGTACTTAATCATGTTTGCTGTTAGACTTTTGTTACGTTGTCTTTTATTGGATCTTTTCCTTTCGCCCATGTATAAGCTCTGTTTCTATGACAAGAATATAATTTATTACATGGAAATGGATTTTCTAAGTTCATTGTTACCTTTTATTatattgccattgtttttttttttcttttatcctttcagACGTGGGTTGGCAATAAGCGAAGAAAAATGAGTAGTAAGAACTCTGAATTAGGAACAGCAGGAACTGTTTCTGGTACCTCATTGGCAGCTCCAGACATTACAGTCAGAAATGTGGTTAATATTGCCCGGCCTTCAAGCCAGCAATCTTCTTGGACTTCTACCAATAATGATGTCATTTTAACTGGTATATACAGTCCAGCAAGCTCATCAAGTAAGCAAGGGACAACAAAGAATGCAAATACACAAATTACAGAAGCACATAAAATTCCTCTTCAGAAACAAGCCAGTAAAAATGACACTGAATTTCAATTGCACATTCCTGTTCAAAGACAAGTAGCACACTGTAAAAATGCTTCTGTGCTCCTAGGGGAAAAGACAATTATTTTGTCAAGACAGACAAGCGTACTAAATGCTGGAAACTCGGTGTACaaccacacaaagaaaaactatggaaGCTCTCCGGTGCAAGCTTCTGAAATGACAGTACCTCAAAAGCCATCTGTGTGCCACCGACCTTGCAAAATTGAACCAGTTGGCATTCAAAGGTCAAATAAACCTGAACATGCAGGTCTGGCATCACATAACTTATGTGGGCAAAAGCCAACTGTTAGAGACCCTTACTGTAGAACACAAAACTTGGAAATTCGTGAAGTGTTTTCATTGGCAGTCAGTGATTACCctcagagaattctgggaggaaataCCACACAGAAGCCTGGTTCAGCAGAAGGAACTTGTTTGTCCATTGCGATGGAGACTGGTGATGCAGAGGATGAGTATGCTAGAGAAGAAGAGCTGGCATCAATGGGAGCACAGATAACAAGCTACTCAAGGTTTTATGAAAGTGGCAATTCTCTTCGAGCTGAGAACCAAAGTACAAGTTTGCCCGGACCAGGAAGAAACCTGCCAAATTCACAAATGGTGAATATTAGAGATTTGTCAGACAATGTACTATATCAAAATAGAGACTACCATTTGACACCACGGACCTCATTGCATACAGCACCTAGTACTATGTACAGTAATACTAATCCATCCCGGAGTAATTTTTCTCCACATTTTGTATCATCAAACCAATTGAGGTtatcacaaaaccaaaataactacCAGGTAAGGTATTAAGTTGTTTTATGAAGATTTTTAAAGGCATGCTTGATTGAAAACAATGTTTGTGTACAGTTAGATCATAGCCTAGGTCACAACTCATATTTTTAAGCAATTtgagattttatttgaaaatggtgGATTGTTTTCAATACCTTTAAGAATACTGTGCATATCAAGTTTTAAAATGgtgaagtctttaaaaatatatataagaaatataGTCATTTAATAGCATCTTACTGCTGacataaaaaaatttttgttCAAGAAATGGCACCTTTATATAAAGTGTAGCATTTCgcacatctaaaataaaattaaattggtTATGTACCCAGTTGCCTTCCTTGAATACATAGGCAAGCGAGTCAATCAGCCCTTTAGATGTCAATGGCTGAGAACTTAGAGTTTGTGGCAGTTTAGCCAACTGATTTGTCTAAAGGTGGATGCCTAATTCAAATGCTAAGTTGACCATTAatcaaataatcttttttatgACACTTATTTGGAAAGCTATATCCAGAGTAAGTCTTTAGTAAGCTTTAGACCTGGAAACAAAACAGTattatttctttactgttttacATATTCAATTGTTTAGGTATGTTTCAGATAATCTCTTTAACTGTGAAGTATAAGTCTACCTCAGAAGCTTTTTCTTAAGATCTTCTGCcttaaaaaatatgattttgaGAATTTAAATAAGAGGGCGTGGATGCTTGTTATTTTTCCTTGCTACTAGCCATACATCCTTAGCTCTTCAACCACAATATTGAAGGAAAGATGCTCCCAGGATGTTCCAAATTTAAGACACCATTTTCTCCTAAGCCTCTCTACCTTATGGTTTTATAATTCAAACTGGAAAGCAATAGCTGACTGTAGTGGAATAAGTTCCTAAGCACCACAAGCTCCTGGTCATCCTAATTTACATACAACTTCCAacccagccagagctacatagtgaggcccatCTCAAAGTAAAAACAATAGAGACAACgagagtgggggaaggaaaaaaaaaacaatgacatagaCCTGAAAGCACCCTTCCTAGCGTATGCCCCTAACAAAGAGGAAGTTGATGATTAGGAGttacttcatttttctatttgttctttaCCAAAATGCGTATTTAATATAATGTTGAATTATATCATTAATATCCTCATCACCTTAtgcattgttattatttttactcttttggtgttttatttaattatttattgaatgaTTGATTTACCATAAGGACTTGATACACAGCTGTGCTTGGTCTGATCTGGACTAAAACTTGTTATCCTCttacttctgccttctgagtgttgcaATTATAGGCATATGTCACCATTTCCTGACAGTGTTAttaattctaataataataatgtttacCATTTGCTGAAGAAGATCCAAATGTCTCaggctaatctgggctacataattAGGTCCTATCTTAAATGTAAACTAATGTATATTAAATGTAAATACCCTGGTTCTCTTTTGCTTATTGTAGAGAGTATATTTtttcatgcctttaattgcagaaTATGGGTGTTCTTGAATCTAAAATGAGTATTTTGTAGCCAAAGGATTATtgaatcttgtttttgttttctctattcaGCCATTCTATATTTGACTAGAGAATAAAATCCATTTACATTTAAAGTAATTATTGACAGGTAAGGACTTACTATTCTTATTTGTTAATTTGcagttcctttttttgtttattcctgTTTGGATGTcttaattcataattttaaattgttttgttaatgatatgtttttattccatttttgtcttttgtataactaccaaaaggttttttttttgcttaatgaTTATCATTAAGTCtgaataaaatgtgaaaattattttttaaagtttaggtTTTTTTCTAATAGGCCCACTACTTAGAGATTCTCTTGGaatattttgttagatttattttccttctctgaatGGACACTAGTGTCCTGTTTCTTTTCATACACTACTTTTTATATTGATAATTTGGGGAGCAACAAACTTTTCTAGTTTTAGCATCCTGGCTTTATGGAGACATTCACTGGTCAGTCTAGCATAGTGTTTTCAGGTCTTTTAGTCCGTTCATAGGTTTCCACTGAGTACTTATGCATATTTAACAATTCCTCTGTTTTAGTAgctatgttaaaatattttaagttttctgaGCCTCACTCTAGCTTCTTGAGGAACCATTAgttattctattctatttcacAATTACTATTATCTTTCTCCACATTTCTGTGGATCATCATTCTCCATAAGATTTTCACAACTTTTGTCCATTGTTTTCCACCATTTCCTCTAGCCTGTGAGCTCACCTgcaccatgtttgtctctctaaACTTCCAATTCATAGATAAAGAGACCGATCCCTCAGATGGCCTGAGACACATTACAGTAACGAAAAATACAATCAGATTAAGTCTGCTTCTTGTTCACAGAAGAAAACTATGTATTGGGCCAAAACTGCCTTCAAGTCATGTCATGTCACACTAAAAATATTTGTCTAAAATGGCTCAATAAAATGCCATACATTTTATAACCACATTGACCAGGACAGTTTCTTagtcatttgctttgtttctgtagGTTTTGACATGCTTTCAGAACTGCCACAATGCTGTTTTAGTCCTTTACCActtgtttttcttaattctttgttttGACATAGAGACCCAATATTTAGTCTTTGCTGGCTTGGAACTGCCTATAAAGGCTTGTCTTCgtcttgcaatcctcctgcctcagactgccAAGTTCTGGTTATGTATTCTCACTTCTATCCAActagttatttatttagtatcATCTTGACAGAACAAGTTTCTAGAaattcttagtttttttgttgCTAACTTCAATCTATTATTGGTTTTCAAATTACAGAGATATTACATTAGACCACATAAGGTTAGTACAATGAACAGCtatggtgttttttaaaaaaataaacaaaccatagTTTGCTTCAACAGAGTTGTATGCAAAGATAATTTGTGGTAAAAGCACAAGTCCAGCCCTCCAAAAGCAGTAGTTTACTAACAACAATGAATCTTATAtttctgctttgagttctgaTCTGTTACTAGTCATgatataaaattacttcatttcaGTTATAAAAATGTAAGGAAAACTTAGTATTAACATTTGACAACtatattttctgaaattagtaATGATGTTTATGGTGAtgtcttgtttgtacaaataaaagtgacctgaagatcagagggcagaatAGTtcaccatagaggtctggaggtctatagaggcagacaggaagtgatgttGCAAGGGGACAAACAAACAGGCCCTCCTTGCAACAAAGTGATAagttggaaagagaaaggaactcAGTCTCTTGACTAGGAAGTTGAGTGGCTGTGGTTTTGTTCCctcatctctctgatctctcaacgTTTTCTCCAATATCTAACTCTAGGCTaatattattaagacctattagaactcatgctacatGTTGGTGCCATTTGTAGCTCGAGGTTTCTCTCCagcctgccagttcctgaatattcactctgaggcttaatatttccaaactgtttggccaatgactttgtttattactaactagcctttacatctttttttattcttttttttattgagaaaaggNNNNNNNNNNNNNNNNNNNNNNNNNNNNNNNNNNNNNNNNNNNNNNNNNNNNNNNNNNNNNNNNNNNNNNNNNNNNNNNNNNNNNNNNNNNNNNNNNNNNNNNNNNNNNNNNNNNNNNNNNNNNNNNNNNNNNNNNNNNNNNNNNNNNNNNNNNNNNNNNNNNNNNNNNNNNNNNNNNNNNNNNNNNNNNNNNNNNNNNNNNNNNNNNNNNNNNNNNNNNNNNNNNNNNNNNNNNNNNNNNNNNNNNNNNNNNNNNNNNNNNNNNNNNNNNNNNNNNNNNNNNNNNNNNNNNNNNNNNNNNNNNNNNNNNNNNNNNNNNNNNNNNNNNNNNNNNNNNNNNNNNNNNNNNNNNNNNNNNNNNNNNNNNNNNNNNNNNNNNNNNNNNNNNNNNNNNNNNNNNNNNNNNNNNNNNNNNNNNNNNNNNNNNNNNNNNNNNNNNNNNNNNNNNNNNNNNNNNNNNNNNNNNNNNNNNNNNNNNNNNNNNNNNNNNNNNNNNNNNNNNNNNNNNNNNNNNNNNNNNNNNNNNNNNNNNNNNNNNNNNNNNNNNNNNNNNNNNNNNNNNNNNNNNNNNNNNNNNNNNNNNNNNNNNNNNNNNNNNNNNNNNNNNNNNNNNNNNNNNNNNNNNNNNNNNNNNNNNNNNNNNNNNNNNNNNNNNNNNNNNNNNNNNNNNNNNNNNNNNNNNNNNNNNNNNNNNNNNNNNNNNNNNNNNNNNNNNNNNNNNNNNNNNNNNNNNNNNNNNNNNNNNNNNNNNNNNNNNNNNNNNNNNNNNNNNNNNNNNNNNNNNNNNNNNNNNNNNNNNNNNNNNNNNNNNNNNNNNNNNNNNNNNNNNNNNNNNNNNNNNNNNNNNNNNNNNNNNNNNNNNNNNNNNNNNNNNNNNNNNNNNNNNNNNNNNNNNNNNNNNNNNNNNNNNNNNNNNNNNNNNNNNNNNNNNNNNNNNNNNNNNNNNNNNNNNNNNNNNNNNNNNNNNNNNNNNNNNNNNNNNNNNNNNNNNNNNNNNNNNNNNNNNNNNNNNNNNNNNNNNNNNNNNNNNNNNNNNNNNNNNNNNNNNNNNNNNNNNNNNNNNNNNNNNNNNNNNNNNNNNNNNNNNNNNNNNNNNNNNNNNNNNNNNNNNNNNNNNNNNNNNNNNNNNNNNNNNNNNNNNNNNNNNNNNNNNNNNNNNNNNNNNNNNNNNNNNNNNNNNNNNNNNNNNNNNNNNNNNNNNNNNNNNNNNNNNNNNNNNNNNNNNNNNNNNNNNNNNNNNNNNNNNNNNNNNNNNNNNNNNNNNNNNNNNNNNNNNNNNNNNNNNNNNNNNNNNNNNNNNNNNNNNNNNNNNNNNNNNNNNNNNNNNNNNNNNNNNNNNNNNNNNNNNNNNNNNNNNNNNNNNNNNNNNNNNNNNNNNNNNNNNNNNNNNNNNNNNNNNNNNNNNNNNNNNNNNNNNNNNNNNNNNNNNNNNNNNNNNNNNNNNNNNNNNNNNNNNNNNNNNNNNNNNNNNNNNNNNNNNNNNNNNNNNNNNNNNNNNNNNNNNNNNNNNNNNNNNNNNNNNNNNNNNNNNNNNNNNNNNNNNNNNNNNNNNNNNNNNNNNNNNNNNNNNNNNNNNNNNNNNNNNNNNNNNNNNNNNNNNNNNNNNNNNNNNNNNNNNNNNNNNNNNNNNNNNNNNNNNNNNNNNNNNNNNNNNNNNNNNNNNNNNNNNNNNNNNNNNNNNNNNNNNNNNNNNNNNNNNNNNNNNNNNNNNNNNNNNNNNNNNNNNNNNNNNNNNNNNNNNNNNNNNNNNNNNNNNNNNNNNNNNNNNNNNNNNNNNNNNNNNNNNNNNNNNNNNNNNNNNNNNNNNNNNNNNNNNNNNNNNNNNNNNNNNNNNNNNNNNNNNNNNNNNNNNNNNNNNNNNNNNNNNNNNNNNNNNNNNNNNNNNNNNNNNNNNNNNNNNNNNNNNNNNNNNNNNNNNNNNNNNNNNNNNNNNNNNNNNNNNNNNNNNNNNNNNNNNNNNNNNNNNNNNNNNNNNNNNNNNNNNNNNNNNNNNNNNNNNNNNNNNNNNNNNNNNNNNNNNNNNNNNNNNNNNNNNNNNNNNNNNNNNNNNNNNNNNNNNNNNNNNNNNNNNNNNNNNNNNNNNNNNNNNNNNNNNNNNNNNNNNNNNNNNNNNNNNNNNNNNNNNNNNNNNNNNNNNNNNNNNNNNNNNNNNNNNNNNNNNNNNNNNNNNNNNNNNNNNNNNNNNNNNNNNNNNNNNNNNNNNNNNNNNNNNNNNNNNNNNNNNNNNNNNNNNNNNNNNNNNNNNNNNNNNNNNNNNNNNNNNNNNNNNNNNNNNNNNNNNNNNNNNNNNNNNNNNNNNNNNNNNNNNNNNNNNNNNNNNNNNNNNNNNNNNNNNNNNNNNNNNNNNNNNNNNNNNNNNNNNNNNNNNNNNNNNNNNNNNNNNNNNNNNNNNNNNNNNNNNNNNNNNNNNNNNNNNNNNNNNNNNNNNNNNNNNNNNNNNNNNNNNNNNNNNNNNNNNNNNNNNNNNNNNNNNNNNNNNNNNNNNNNNNNNNNNNNNNNNNNNNNNNNNNNNNNNNNNNNNNNNNNNNNNNNNNNNNNNNNNNNNNNNNNNNNNNNNNNNNNNNNNNNNNNNNNNNNNNNNNNNNNNNNNNNNNNNNNNNNNNNNNNNNNNNNNNNNNNNNNNNNNNNNNNNNNNNNNNNNNNNNNNNNNNNNNNNNNNNNNNNNNNNNNNNNNNNNNNNNNNNNNNNNNNNNNNNNNNNNNNNNNNNNNNNNNNNNNNNNNNNNNNNNNNNNNNNNNNNNNNNNNNNNNNNNNNNNNNNNNNNNNNNNNNNNNNNNNNNNNNNNNNNNNNNNNNNNNNNNNNNNNNNNNNNNNNNNNNNNNNNNNNNNNNNNNNNNNNNNNNNNNNNNNNNNNNNNNNNNNNNNNNNNNNNNNNNNNNNNNNNNNNNNNNNNNNNNNNNNNNNNNNNNNNNNNNNNNNNNNNNNNNNNNNNNNNNNNNNNNNNNNNNNNNNNNNNNNNNNNNNNNNNNNNNNNNNNNNNNNNNNNNNNNNNNNNNNNNNNNNNNNNNNNNNNNNNNNNNNNNNNNNNNNNNNNNNNNNNNNNNNNNNNNNNNNNNNNNNNNNNNNNNNNNNNNNNNNNNNNNNNNNNNNNNNNNNNNNNNNNNNNNNNNNNNNNNNNNNNNNNNNNNNNNNNNNNNNNNNNNNNNNNNNNNNNNNNNNNNNNNNNNNNNNNNNNNNNNNNNNNNNNNNNNNNNNNNNNNNNNNNNNNNNNNNNccctgactctgctttctttctccctatcttactgcttggatttccctcctggctctaTTCTACCTGATTATTGGCCAAATCAACTTCATTGTTAACTTGTTAACCAACGGTAATAAAACTAATTCGCATGCAGAAGACCATCCCACatcaaatgtttatatttttctcaaatgttattttatgtgaaCAAATTTAGATAATATAGTCAAGTATTTTGGAGGTCTTATTTTCAGATTTATAATTGTATGCCACTTTGTGCCTTTGAATCAGAAAATGATATTTCCAGATACAAatgaatatcattttatttataaattggcACTATTTTGCAGCCAGTATCTTAAGAATTGCAAATAATATTAGTTTTTATGCAATATCTGAAgactttttctaatttaatttacgTATCTtagaatttcaattttcttgttctTCATTTTTGTGACTTATACAATTTAATTActaaaaattatatagaaataaaGTCAAAATTAACTTACTTGTCAGTTGCAAGGATTTTGGTGGGGTCATAAACATTCCTAAATACCATTTTACTGTCACTTAATGAAAAAAAGTTGATATACCCAAAATGTGTTAGTTGCTTATCCCAAAATGCTAGTACCAAAAAGTGATTTGTCCAGCTAATCTACTTCTCAGAGCCTTGACAGAGACTTTATATGGAGAAGAGtgaaaaaattttatgtgtgcatcaggacatcttttttttttcttgcttccagTCAACCCAagctcaaaaagacaaatatttagtaCTTTTTCTGATGTGTGATCCCTAGCTTCTAGCTGTTAAATATGTGTAAGCAGGATGGCGTAAGTGTTAGTCAAATTTAGGAAGTTAGAAAGGACCCCATGAAACTTGGGAAAAGTAGGGATTTAAGGAAGGGGGTGaggaagataataaaataaaatggaagaggaaatgcTGGGAATGAGAGTATACAAGAGAAATGGGAGGGTAGGAAGAAAAGTAGTGGGTAGCAGAATaatcaacaaaaattaaatatatataaaatgtcatatggaaacctatttttagttaatttaaaatacatataaaataaacgtTCTTTTTAACCAGAAGCAAGTTCCTCTTCTATTCCAATGTTCTTATTATGTAAAAGAGTCTTTTGCATAttatcatgtttgtctttttattgtttcagaaAGTTATAACAAGTGAACAGTGAAGGTTGTAACCAAttcaattaaatgaaaaatatttatgactTATCATATACCTAAGAGTATTCTCATGCTATGCaccttataattaaaaaaaaactataactcTGCCAATTAGCACTGTGATTGTCAAGCATTAATGCTCACCTAATAGCAGAACAATTGAAGGAAAACTAAAACATTGATTTATGAATTTCTTACAGTTGAGAGAGAGTTATTGCCTAATTGGTTCAGTTAATCAAATTGCATTTAATGAAAGGCTAATTAATGAAAATTCAATTTTCATAActcacataaaattaaacatatttcagGGTGTAACTTCAGTATATTCATAAaatgatttgaattttttttaaaggggtgTTTATTGTACTATTAGTAGTACTATGACGTTATATGTAGAATTCTTTATAGATGTCCTAGTTTCCTATTGCTttagaccatgaccaaaagcaccttggaaaagaaagaatttatttggcttgcacttccacaTCACAATCCATCACTAAGGATAGTCAAGACAGGAGTTCAAGCAAGGGCCTAGatgtagaaactgaagcagagagcatggggtgatgctgcttactggcttgttctttctgacttgttctttctttcttatatacCACAGTACCATGTTTCCATTGATGGCctcacccacaatgagctgggctcCCCTACATCaaatattaatcaagaaaaatgtcCTATAGATTTGCGTACAGACTTTCCTATAGGCTGATcttatggagcattttcttaattgagatttcctcttctcagatgactctagcttgtgtcaagttgacaaaactaacaCAACTGacccttgtcagcttgac encodes the following:
- the Hdx gene encoding highly divergent homeobox codes for the protein MNLRSVFTVEQQRILQRYYENGMTNQSKNCFQLILQCAQETKLDFSVVRTWVGNKRRKMSSKNSELGTAGTVSGTSLAAPDITVRNVVNIARPSSQQSSWTSTNNDVILTGIYSPASSSSKQGTTKNANTQITEAHKIPLQKQASKNDTEFQLHIPVQRQVAHCKNASVLLGEKTIILSRQTSVLNAGNSVYNHTKKNYGSSPVQASEMTVPQKPSVCHRPCKIEPVGIQRSNKPEHAGLASHNLCGQKPTVRDPYCRTQNLEIREVFSLAVSDYPQRILGGNTTQKPGSAEGTCLSIAMETGDAEDEYAREEELASMGAQITSYSRFYESGNSLRAENQSTSLPGPGRNLPNSQMVNIRDLSDNVLYQNRDYHLTPRTSLHTAPSTMYSNTNPSRSNFSPHFVSSNQLRLSQNQNNYQISGTLTVPWITGCSRKRALQDRTQFSDRDLATLKKYWDNGMTSLGSVCREKIEAVATELNVDCEIVRTWIGNRRRKYRLMGIEVPPPRGGPADFSEQPESGSLSGLTPGEEAGPEVGEDNDRNDEVSICLSEASSQEEPSDIIPDETRMQKDEEHQAVSADNVKIEIIDDEESDMISNSEAEQVNSLLDYKNEEVRFIENELEIQKQKYFKLQTFVRNLILAMKADDKEQQQALLSDLPPELEEMDFSHASPDPDDTSFSVSSLSEKNASDSL